The following DNA comes from Limnobacter sp. SAORIC-580.
GGCTACTTCATTGTTGGCCTGATCGGCTTCGCAATTGAAGGAAGCTTGAGCCAGGTAACTCCCCAGCGTTGGGAATTTTATGCCTTAACAGCTTGTCTGTTTCTTGTGTTTGCTTTTCCAGGGTTTGTGTACCGTTTCCTGTGGCGATCGCCGAAAGGTTAGGTTCGCATTCCGCCGTCTTTTTTGTCTGTACTCCCACTGCACCTGTCTTGCGTTGAAAGTAAACGTCCTTTCAAGGAAACCCTGTTATGAAACGTTTGCTGATCGGCGTAATTGCACCCGCCTTATTCGTACTTGCAGCGTGCACAAATTCGCCGGAAGTTACCACTCGAAAATTGCAGTTTCTTGCCAAAACTGATTGTGAGTTGGTTTACAAGTCGGCGGGTGCTCAGGTGATCGAGAACTTCTGTGAAACAGAATGGAAACCGGTCACGATTCACATTGCGGACCAGAAATATTCAGTGGACTGGATTGATGAGGAAACCAGTCGCGGGTTGTTTGAGCAAGGGTGTGGGCAAACAGCAGCTTGTTACTACGAGCTGACGCTGGATGGTGTAACAGTCAATGGCAAATTTGCCTACGTGACCGATTTGCTCAAAGGGGAATACACCTTCGAGATTGACGCGAATGAAAATTCTGAACTATTGAATGCAACTACAACCGATTTGGAATCTTGATTGCTTTGTCGCTGACAAAAACGCCGACCTTCAGGTCGGCGTTTTTGTTTCGATTACATATTGGGGTAGTTGGGGCCGCCACCACCTTCCGGTGTTACCCACACAATGTTTTGCGTGGGATCTTTGATGTCGCAGGTTTTGCAGTGTACGCAGTTTTGCGCATTGATCTGCAATTGGTCCTTTCCATCTTCCTTCTTCACGTACTCATACACACCAGCCGGGCAGTAGCGCTGTTCCGGACCAGCATAGGTGGTCAGGTTTGTCGCCACCGGCACATCTGCATTTTTCAATGTCAGGTGTGCAGGCTGGTTTTCTTCGTGGTTTGTGTTGGAAATGAACACGGAGCTCAAACGATCAAACGTGATTTTCCCGTCAGGTTTCGGGTAGTTGATCGGCTGAAACTCAGAGGCAGGACGCAGGCATTCATGGTCTGCGTGCTTGTGATGCAGTGTCCAGGGTACCTTGCCCTTAAACAGCTTTTGCTCGATACCCACCATCATGGTGCCGGTGTACAAACCTTTGCTCATCCACTGTTTGAAGTTGCGCGCGCGGTACAGTTCATCAAACAGCCAAGAGTCGTGGAAGGCCTTTGGATAGGCTTCCAGCTCGTCGCCAGCGCGGTCTTGTGCCAGGGCGTCTGCGATCGCATCGGCGCACAGCATGCCACTCTTGATCGCGGCGTGAGAACCTTTGATTCGCGAGGCATTCAAAAAGCCAGCATCACAACCCACAAGCGCGCCGCCTGGAAATACCAGTTTTGGAAGGCTCATCAGGCCGCCTGCCGCAATGGCGCGTGCGCCGTAGGAGATGCGCTTCCCACCTTCAAAGTACTTGCGAATTTCAGGGTGTGTTTTGTAGCGCTGAAATTCTTCAAATGGAGACAGATAGGGATTCTCGTAGGCCAGGCCCACCACAAAACCCACTGCAACCTGGTTATTTTCGAGGTGGTAAAGGAATGAACCACCGTAGGTGCTTGAATCGAGAGGCCAGCCACCGGAGTGAATCACCAAACCTGGCTTGTGCTTGGCTGGGTCGATTTCCCACAGTTCTTTTAAGCCGATACCATACACCTGTGGATCACGGCCTTCGTTCAGATTAAATTTCTCAATGACGCGTTTGCCCAAATGGCCGCGTACACCTTCAGCAAACACGGTGTATTTGGCATGCAGTTCCATGCCGGGTTGGTAAGCGTGGGTGTGTTCCCCGTCTTTGCCAATGCCCATGTCGCCGGTTTGCACGCCTTTTACGGCACCTTTGTCATCGTACAGAATTTCCGCACCTGCAAACCCAGGAAATACTTCTACGCCCAAAGCCTCCGCCTGTTCTCCAAGCCAGCGCACAACATTGGCCAGGCTGATTACATAATTGCCGTGGTTCTGAAAACATTCGGGCAACAGGGCGTTGGGTACTTTCTTGGCGGAGGTTTCGGTCAGGAACAAAAACTGGTCTTCCGTCACTTCCGTGTTCAGTGGGGCGCCGCGCTCTTTCCAGTCAGGAAAAAGTTCGGTGATTGCGCGTGGGTCCATGACCGCGCCTGACAAAATATGGGCGCCAACCTCAGAGCCTTTCTCCAAAACGCACACATTGATTTCCTGGCCTTTTTCTGCGGCCACTTGTTTCAGGCGAATGGCTGTTGACAGGCCAGCAGGGCCTCCGCCAACTACCACTACGTCGTATTCCATCATGTCTCTTTCGACAGCCGACATTGGGTGCGTCTCCTTAAAATTTGTCGCGGGTGCTACAGCTAGATGCAGCTTTGATTTTAAGCCGAAAGCTTATTGCATATCGGGAAAAAATAGTTGACTTTGATCTCTAGTCTGAGAAACTTGATTTTGTGCGTTGCAGCAAGAAGTTTGTAAGCGCTTAAACGTTAAACTAACGGCACAAATTCAAAGCATGAGGAATAAAAATGGGGATGAATAAAGTATCAGCCAGTGCCACAGAGGCTTTGGCGGACAAGATCAAAGACGGGATGACGCTTGCTGTGGGTGGTTTTGGCCTCTGTGGCATTCCAGAGG
Coding sequences within:
- a CDS encoding DUF2818 family protein; the protein is MTQTIGHWLLFGLALLFANLPFVSNRIMGVLPVAKKGGWTRVIEVIAGYFIVGLIGFAIEGSLSQVTPQRWEFYALTACLFLVFAFPGFVYRFLWRSPKG
- a CDS encoding electron transfer flavoprotein-ubiquinone oxidoreductase encodes the protein MSAVERDMMEYDVVVVGGGPAGLSTAIRLKQVAAEKGQEINVCVLEKGSEVGAHILSGAVMDPRAITELFPDWKERGAPLNTEVTEDQFLFLTETSAKKVPNALLPECFQNHGNYVISLANVVRWLGEQAEALGVEVFPGFAGAEILYDDKGAVKGVQTGDMGIGKDGEHTHAYQPGMELHAKYTVFAEGVRGHLGKRVIEKFNLNEGRDPQVYGIGLKELWEIDPAKHKPGLVIHSGGWPLDSSTYGGSFLYHLENNQVAVGFVVGLAYENPYLSPFEEFQRYKTHPEIRKYFEGGKRISYGARAIAAGGLMSLPKLVFPGGALVGCDAGFLNASRIKGSHAAIKSGMLCADAIADALAQDRAGDELEAYPKAFHDSWLFDELYRARNFKQWMSKGLYTGTMMVGIEQKLFKGKVPWTLHHKHADHECLRPASEFQPINYPKPDGKITFDRLSSVFISNTNHEENQPAHLTLKNADVPVATNLTTYAGPEQRYCPAGVYEYVKKEDGKDQLQINAQNCVHCKTCDIKDPTQNIVWVTPEGGGGPNYPNM